A part of Neodiprion pinetum isolate iyNeoPine1 chromosome 4, iyNeoPine1.2, whole genome shotgun sequence genomic DNA contains:
- the LOC124216806 gene encoding N-acetylneuraminate lyase → MPRLPFTFRGYVAPVFTPFLNDSTRSLNLSFIPQYAQFLLERGIPGVLVNGSLGEGPSMNVEERKSVLEAWVRAVKSTKQHLMVQIGGGSLPDVLELAKHAEKLGVDSILCLPELYFKPKTPKQLVEYLRIVGQAAPRTPLLYYHVPMFSDVDINMVEFLEAVGNRIPSFVGMKFTSPNLSEATDAMHVNDKEFAIFVATDQTLADAFVLGHDSAIAGTLNVFGDQLVDIQKASKSGEWKKAQEIQKTVAKSIAAVIQHGHFVETMKVAMALLTPFDMGPPRAPLCPASAEKAAAIKESLKALGYQLSN, encoded by the exons ATGCCG CGCCTACCGTTCACTTTCAGAGGATACGTCGCTCCGGTATTCACGCCGTTTCTAAACGACAG taCAAGGAGCTTGAACCTATCCTTCATACCGCAATATGCCCAATTTCTTCTGGAACGCGGAATCCCCGgagtgctcg TCAACGGGTCGCTGGGCGAGGGACCCTCGATGAAtgttgaagaaagaaaatccgTACTCGAAGCTTGGGTACGCGCTGTTAAATCAACGAAACAACACTTGATGGTGCAAATTGGGGGAGGCTCCCTACCCGACGTCCTCGAATTG GCAAAGCATGCTGAAAAGCTTGGCGTCGATTCTATCCTCTGTCTTCCGGAACTTTATTTCAAGCCTAAGACGCCCAAACAATTAGTAGAGTACTTGCGAATCGTCGGTCAAGCCGCCCCCAGAACACCGTTGCTTTACTACCACGTACCGATGTTCTCGGATGTTGATA TAAACATGGTTGAGTTCTTGGAGGCAGTCGGTAATCGGATTCCATCTTTTGTCGGCATGAAATTCACCagcccaaacctttccgaggcAACGGATGCCATGCACGTTAACGATAAGGAGTTCGCCATTTTTGTGGCCACTGATcag ACGTTAGCAGATGCCTTTGTTCTAGGACACGATTCCGCAATAGCGGGGACGCTGAATGTTTTTGGTGATCAATTAGTCGATATACAAAAAGCCAGTAAATCAGGGGAGTGGAAAAAAGCCCAAGAAATACAGAAAACTGTAGCAAAATCCATAGCTGCCGTTATCCAACATG GTCACTTTGTCGAGACCATGAAAGTCGCAATGGCACTTCTAACACCGTTCGATATGGGACCTCCTAGAGCCCCATTGTGCCCCGCTTCTGCCGAAAAAGCTGCCGCGATAAAAGAAAGTTTGAAAGCTTTGGGTTACCAGCTTTCTAATTGA